CATAAGTATTGTCCAACACAAGGTTACCAAACCCATATATATTCTGGTAAATTGTTCAActgtattaaattttaatttatatacctcattttgattcttttattgttgatttataataaattttgcacaaattattttcatacatttttaaaataaaattattatatcaaATTATGACGTAGACTTCCTAGGAAGTCAACACCTTTTAGATTTATTTCTTATAAGTGTAGACATCCGAAGAATAGAATCATAAAATAactttctgttttttgtttggcataaaaataaatactaatttTAGGGTTGACTGTCTATTCCCCCATATAAAGACAATGACCCTATCTATAACCCACTATATTACATACCTTTTGACTAAACCACCCATATATATGAATTCTCTTCATATTGCCCcctattatttttaacattgtCCATATCGCCCTTTCTAATCTAATTCCGAAATCAAGATTAAAACTTAAGAAATTGAGTTTTGTAAACATAGAGATTGCCCATTAAGAAAAAACCGATCCGACACTAAAAACCGATCCGactcaacaaaaaaatgaaaacgatTATTGGGTGTAAATTTAaatgtattaaattttaatttatatacctcattttgattcttatattgatgatttataatattttctgcacaaattatttttatacatttttaaaataaaattatcatatcAAATTATGACGTAGACTTCCTAGGAAATCAACACCTTTTAGATTTATTTCTTATAAGTGTAGACGTCCGAAGAATAGAATCATAAAATAactttctgttttttgtttggcataaaaataaatactaatttTAGGGTTGACTGCATATTCCCCCATATAAACACAATGACCCTATCTATAACCCACTATATTACCTACCTTTTGACTAGACCACACATATATATGAATTCTCTTCATATTGCCCCCTATTATTTTTAACACTGTCCATATCCCCCTGTCTAATCTAATTCCGAAATCAAGATTAAAACTTAAGAAATTGAGTTTTGTAAACATAGACATTGCCCATTAAGAAAAAACCGATCCGACACTAAAAACCGATCCGacacaacaaaaaaatgaaaacgatTATTGGGTGTAAATTTAAATGAGGTTTTGGTTTCTTTTCTTAAGACAACTAAGACCATCATTAATGCAGTTTCTTGGTAGGgtttttaaacaaaagaaagcatttaattaaatcaaaacaaaaagaaattatgGTAACCGATCCTTAGTGAAGTGTTTTGGCAACCGATCATTAAGCGGTTTATTAATATACGTGACATGAAActgttaatttctttttttccttttcttttctttctctccttTCTCATCTTTTCTCGTGTTCTCCGTCGGGAGGACGATTGGTTTTGTGAAAGGTATCATCTCCTCCGTGCAATCGGCGTATCTCTGTTTTTCCCTTCTCTCGTCATCTCCTGTGAGGAGAGGGTACTGGGGTAACAAAATTGGCAAGCCGCATACGGTTTCTTGTAAGGTTACGGGGAAGTGTGGTTCCGTTACGGTGAGGATGGTTCCTGCTCCCAGAGGTGCTGGTATCGTGGCGGCTAGGGTTCCTAAGATGGTGCTTCAGTTCAATGGGATTGATGATGTTTTCACTTCTTCCAGGGGATCTACTAAGACTCTTGGAAACTTCGTCAAggtttgtctctttcttctttttgagtTTGTGTAGAGGTGAAAGTTGGGTCCTTTTGATTGGTGCCTGCTCTGAAATGTCGATTACGTTGTTAAAGTTGGAACTCTTTTTGACATCTTAGATCGTTCAGTGATTGTTTAGTGTCATTTCTGATCTGTGTTCTATAGTAAATGATGTAATGAGCTATGTGTTTGTCGTGATTTGCTGTGTGTATATGTCTGATGGCAAGCTTTACAGTCTCTTCAGACTTGATTAGTCTGAACATCATCATTTAACAGTCAATAAATGACAAACTGATGTTTGTTCTTTCTGTCTCTTAAATTGTTTAGTATTATTTGTTAGATGTGTTCAGTTGTAAATGATGTATGGAACAGTCGGTTTGttagatttgtttttctttgtatgtCTGATCGCGAGCTTTTCAGATGCTTCAAATTTTATCTGTCTGAACATGATCAATCCTGATAGAGATTTTAATACAGTTTAACCCTCAAGTTTGTACCTGTTTACATCATTTCACTTGGTAAACTAAACTCTTCCTTTTGCCTGTTTAACATCTTATACAATCTGTTGATTTCTAGTAATTAAAAGAAGAGATTTGTCTGTGTGGCAGTACTCATGGATAATCAGAGAGAGATAGATATTTGTGTTGAGATGTGACAAAGCCTTTAGAGGTTCTTTGTTTATCATTATGCTCTGCTCCATCTCTTAAGGTaagctctatatatatatttcagcgCTGTTTTGGAGTTTAGCACTTATCAATACATTTATTTGCAGCTAAAACAAAATGGATGGGTTGGAAACTTTGCGCTTGGAGCAAGCTATATCAGTTTGCCATGGTAAGATATCTTGTGGATATCATTATATGCTGTGCTTTCATCTCattgatcttttcttttattgttCACTTGATGGATAGGTGGGCTGGGCAAGCATTGTTTGGCACTGATGCTGCAAAATGGATATGCGTTAGTGCTATAGACGTTACTCAGCTCTCTGTTTCCGGTATGTAGTATGACTTCTATTTCTTGTGCTTGATCTTATGAACTAGATGATCATTAGTGAATGTCTATTCTGGTTGCAGTGTATCTTGTGATCAAAATTTATACATAAAGTAATCAAAAACAATTTCTACTTTTTAATCACATatatggcatcttcttctcaaatctatttttactatgttttattttttaaaaaaatttaattttaatacaacaatgtttaaattttttttttaagaacccttcATTAAGAAACTCCCAATGGAGCACAAAATCTAGaagtttcttaattaaaatttttaactaatttttattatcaaacaaGTCACTAAGAAACCCAAATGGAGTTAtagggataatgatgctctaagaacAGATACGACAAAGAACAAATAGAGAGATAAGAGAACGAGGACGGagaagagagacagagagagtgGCGAGGacgaagaacagagagagagatgacGAAAAACAATGAGAAAGTGAGAGACAACGAAgaacagaggagagagagtgaCGAAAAACATAGGAGAGAGAGTGACGGAGAatgggagggagggagggagagagagagagagagagagagagagagagagagagagagagagagagagagagagagagagagagagagagagagagagagagagagagagagagagagaagcataGAGAGTGATGATGAACATGTGAACGATGTTAAATATCTGCGAAAGAGTATGATGGAGTGCTTTGAGTTTCAAGAAATAAGGCTTGACAAGATGGAAGAAGAAGTGATAAGAATTAAATGAAATGATAGTATATGGTTTTATGTTCTTTATGTGGTTTGGTTATCTTATGTAATGAAATTCTCTTTAGACTTATGTAAGACTCTTATGTGATGTTTTGAGTGTTGAAACGTTAGAATTATGTTCAAAAATTGTCATGCATGTTCTTTATGTGGCTTTATGATGCTGAGTTTAAAACATGAGTTTGACTTGTTTATGCTCGAAAATGATCATGTTCTTTATGCTTGGTTATGCTTGAATATGGTTATTGCATTGGAAGATAAAGAAcgtgaaattttaaaacaagttTTAAAACGACAACATATATCACAATCATACTTTTTGGCAGATTTTAACATCGTTCATAAGttcatcatctctctctctctctctttctctctctctctctcaatatatcaattGAGTCAGTCGGTTTTTAATGTCGAGTCGGTTCTATTTTAATGGGCAATCTCTGTtcacaaaacataatttttaaggTTTCATCTTGATTTCGGAATTAGATTAGAAAAGGAGATCTGGACAAAGTTAAAAAGAACGGGGCAATATGAagagaatttttatttatgggtGGTCACCTCATACGATATGTAGCATAGGAAGAATAAATAAGGTCATTGTGTTTACAGAGGGGAATAAACAGTCAACCCTAATTTTATCACCCATTTAGGTTagtttgcatttgattgaatataaaatatacttttatatttcaaatcaatttttatgttatattttggtCAAAATGCTCTAGAAATTTTTCTATCTAGTAAAAAGTTATTATATCTTCGATAAAAAAATTACAGCTTTTTCTTACACAAACTATGACGTTACACTACATTTTGAAATCGTGAAGCTGTTGAACTCTTTTATCAATAattgattaagaaaaaatatgacCCGTGAATATCCGTGATATGTTCTTTATTTGTTATCAATTGATACGTGTGATTAGTCAAagtaaactgaaaaaaaaacataaaaaataggacCACGGTCACCATACCAATACCATTTTCTCACCATGCCAACTTCAATTTCAATAACTCACATTAgaagataaaaacaaaacaaagcgCACGTTTTTTTTTCCATGTGTGCGGAGATAGAAGAATAGACCGGACATGCAAAACTAAAACTTGACTAAACAGtaacatttaaataaaatattatattatagacaTAATGAAATGCCTTTTCCCAGTCCCCAACAAGCCACTCCCTATAAATGCCAAGCAAATATAGCTTCCATGATAGTTCCTAAACCATAACAAACTCattcaacctttttttttgtaaagaactCCTTCAACCTTTGCTCCGATCTTCAACCACAATAAACCAAACATGGTGGTTTTATCACAGCCAGTCGCCTTAGACAACCACATATCCGTAATCCCAACGTACACCCCGGTTCCGGTCTTCACTTCCCAACCAATCCCCGTCGTGGACCTAACCGACCCAGAAGCCAAAACCCTAATCGTGAAAGCTTGTGAGGAGTTTGGTTTTTTCAAGGTTGTAAACCACGGAGTCCGAGCTGACCTCATGACCCGGTTAGAGCAGGAGGCTATCCGCTTCTTCGCCTTGCCCCAGTCTCTTAAGAACCAGGCCGGTCCACCTGAACCGTACGGATATGGTAGTAAACGGATTGGACCAAACGGTGACGTTGGGTGGATTGAGTATATCCTCCTCAATGCTAACCCTCAGCTCTCCACCCCTAAAACATCCGACGTTTTCGGTCAAACCCCACAAATTTTTCGGTAAAAAAATAATCTCGAAATTCATTAATATACAAACTATCAAATAATATGAAGTTTTCAAAGACATTACATTACTTCCTTTTTACCCACAAAGTAGAAACAGGGGACTCTGTTTTACACTATTTTCCCCATAATCTGATCGTTTTGAgtgaaacaaaaacagagagGCGGTGGACGAGTACATGCACGAGTTGAAGGAAGTGTCGTGCAAGGTTTTGGGGATGGTGACGGAAGGATTAGGGATAGAGCCAAGGGACACACTGAGTAAGATGGTGAGAGATGAGAAGAGTGACTCTTGCTTGAGACTGAACCATTATCCGACGGCGGAGGAAGAGGCGGAGAACATGGTGAAAGTAGGGTTTGGGGAACACACAGACCCACAAATAATCTCAGTGCTAAGGTCCAATGACACGGCGGGTCTTCAAATATGTATGAAAGATGGAAGTTGTTGGGTTGCTGTCCCTCCTGATCACTCCTCTTTTTTCATTattgttggagatgctcttcAGGTacaatttttacattttttttctaatatataaaaaagacaAATTCctatttgtatttttgaaactttaaattactatGGTTAATACCAGgaatatttaagtatttaagAGTTGATGGCTGTGTTTGAGTCATTCGTGCAGTTTACCGGTGGTCTAAactcaaaaagtattttcttaacatttacacccaaaaaaaaactcaaaagtaTTTACAGTTTCAACTTAagatacaaatatttatattatattaactgttttttcttgtataagttataattttttattttttccctAAATAGGAATATCAATGTAGTGATTGAGATTGGTGTGAACGGTAGACAAAAATTCTCACATGCCAGCCATGTCTTctaatctcttctctctctttctaattGTTTTAgggaatatttttaaaatcgaTCATTTTTTTTGAGTGTACGTCTagaaaatctatgtgtaaactTAACCTCACGTGACAATTACTATTTTACATGATAGGCATGTATGCAGTATATTCCTTCATGCCATTTCAAAATTGACAAAAAGTgccatttcaaaaaaaaaagtatacaaaTGCATATTCTATTATCCTAACTTTATGTCGGCAAAGTCTGATTCCCACACAAGAACTCATATTATAAAGTTACCCGCGGGTGATGCAGGTTATGACAAACGGAAGGTTCAAGAGTGTAAAACACAGAGTCTTAGCTGATACAAGGAGATCGAGAGTCTCGATGATATATTTTGGAGGACCGCCATTGAGCGAGAAGATAGCGCCACTTTCGTGTCTAGTCCCTAACCAAGAGGATTGGCTTTACAAAGAATTCACTTGGTCTCAATACAAATCTTCTGCTTACAAGTCTAAGCTTGGTGATTATAGGCTTGGTCTCTTTGAGAAACAACCTCTTCTCACACACATGTCTAATGAATGAAACTAGTTAAGATGATCCTTTGTATGGTAAAAAGTCATAATTACAAAGACAAAGTGTAGAGAATCGACCTTGGCTATTCTTGTAACAAACGAATCGACATACCAATATGTCTGACGAGTTCTCTCCAAACCGGAGACAAACTCTATATCACTATGAATCAAAAAGATTACAAGCCTCGCACTAGTTGCGTGTTCTATGAGagattatatgttttgttgCCGTATCTAACAATGAGAGCATATACCTCTATTTATACAAGATTGTCTAATGTGATTCCTTGTTGTAAAAGGAATAACATGTTTATCCTAagtttataaggctttataaacTTCTTGGATTAAGATGAATCTAATCCAGTCTTCTTATCTCTTCAGGTCTTGTACGAAGTTCAGTAGCCGGCCCATGATGGCCCAAGAGACATCAAGGCCTCACATTCTCCACCTTGGCTCTTTGGTCACTCCTCGGTTTCTCCActtctccatctctctctctctctctctctccgcgaAAAGAAACCTGAAACACCGACGAGCTCGCCGCCTCGTCTTCCACCGATGCACCGTCCATTCCTCGACTCTGTCTTCCACCGGAGATGAATGCCTTCTCCGATCCTTGGTTCTCTTCTCTTCCCGAACACTTCCTCTCTTTGATTCTTCGTGAACCAGACAAGATCCTAACATCACTGCCGCTTTTCTTCACTGGCATTAGCTTCCACCGCCTCCGCCATTGACATCTCAGGTTCCGTTTGTTCCTCCTTGTCTCTTTCCTTATATTTGAACAAAACCCTAACCTTTGATTTCAATTTCCAGCTCGTCCCTTGATGAATTCAGTTTGACTTCCGTGATTCTCTGGTGACAAAGTTCCTCTTGCACACCAACCTCACGACATAACCGAACCAGACTTGTCAAAGCCCAAAGGTATCTCCTTTTGCTTTGACTTCTTCCACTTTGATACGTGTCTTAAGCCCCCTTTTGTAACCTGTAATGAAACTCCTTTAGCTAAATGATTAAACATATCTCCTTGTTTAATTTCCAGCTCATGGTGTCGACGTCTCTTCACCATCGTTGCTTCCTTTAGGTAACAAACAGAATTGTTTCTTCAATTACTTCAAGAACTTTAACCATGTAAACTAATAGCTTTAAGTTTACAGCTTTGTTGTAGACATTTCCTCGCTGCAACCACACGTGTTCAAGGTAATCTTTTGAACTCATCCTTTACCAAGCTTTGTAAATTCATGTCGAACCATCAGTTTGCTTTTCCTGAAACTGATACCTTCTTTTGTGGCCTTTCCGCGAGGTGAACAACTCGACAACCTTGTTACCTGCAGCCATACGAGACCGTAACGTCACAACTCGAACTTCTGTCCAGGTACACACTTAGTTAGGAAATCTGCAGGGTTGATAGATGTGTAAATCTTATGAACCGTAACTTCACCAGCCTCAATTACGTCTCTCATAAAGTGTAGTCTAGTATCTATATGCTTAGTCCTTTCATGGTATCCTCCATTCTTAGCTAAGTGTATAGCACTCTGTGAATCTGAAAACACTCTCACATCGTCTTGCTCAAACCCCAACTCACTAAAAAAATCCTTTTAGCCATACTGCTTCTTTAAAAGCTTCGGCTAAGGCCATATATTATGATTATGTCGTTGATAGTGTGACAATGTGTTGGAGACCTGATCTCCTGCTTATTGTGTTGCCTCTGACTTGAAACACATATCTTGTCACGGATCTTCTCCTATCCAAATCGGTAGCATAGTCTGCGTCACAGAATCCTCGTACCTTGAAATCTTCTGCTTTAGTAAACAATAAGTCTGAATCTAGAGGTCCTCTTAGGTATCTCATCACCCAATTAACATCTTCCCAGTGTTGTCTTCCTGGCTTGCTCATGTAACGGCTTATCAAGCCCACTGCGAAACATAAGTCTGGTCTAGATCTCACCATTGCGTACATTAAGATTCCAACAGCTGATGCGTATGGTACCTCACTCATGAATCTTGCTTCCacgtcttcctcttcttgtgtcAAACTTTTAAGCTTAAATTGTGGTCCGATAGGAGTAACCACTGCTCTGCTCTCTTCCATGTTAAAAGTTTCCAGCACCTTCTGTAAATACTTTCTTTGTGATAGCTTTAAAGTTCCTTTCTTTCTGTCTCTAATGATATCCATCCAAAGTATTCTTGAAGCTGCTCCAAGGTcattcatctcaaactctttcttcaagCTATCTTTGATTCTCTTAATTTCTTTCGAATCTTTAAATGCTATTAGCATGTCGTCGACATAGATCAATAGATAGATCATATGAGAAAAGTCTGAACCTTTAATGTAGACACAAGGATCATATGCACTCCTGTCGAATCCTTGTTCCTTCATGAAAGTGTCAAATCTCCTATTCCACTGTCTTGGTGACTGTTTCAATCCGTAAAGAGATTTTAACAGGAGACAAACTTGATCTTCTTTCCCCTTCTCAACGAAACCTTCTGGTTGTGCCATATAAATCTCCTTGTCCAACGTTCCGTATAAGAAAGCTGTTTTCACGTCTAGTTGTTCCAAATCAAGATTGTAATTTGCAACAAGTGACAGCATAATTCTGATCGACACGTGTTTCACCACTAGAGCAAACACCTCTGTGTAATTGATCCCTTCAACTTTTGAAAACCCTTTAGCTACTAATCTAGCTTTGTATCTCGGCTTCTCAACTCCTGGAATGCCTTCTTTCAGCTTGAAAACCCACTTGCTGCCAATAATCTTCTTATTCTCTGGTTTTTCAACCAGCTTCCAAGTCTGATTTTTCTCCAATGAGTCCATCTCTTCTTGCATTCCTTCGTTCCATAATTTCCGGCTTTTACTCCTTCTTGCTTCTAAATGGGATTTAGGTTCATCCATATTTATCTCTTCTGCTGTAGCTAGAGCATAAGGCACACAGTCTGAATCATCGAACCTAGAAGGCTTCTTTACTTCTCTTTTGATTTTGTCTCTCGCAAGAATGTAGTTATCTAGATCTTCTCGTTCAGCTTCCACAACTTGTTCTTCACTTTCCGAGCTTGAGGATTCAGACTCCGAGTTTCCTGATGCTGGAGAAACTCCACCTTGAACTGTATCCTCTCTGTCTTCGTCAGTAGCTACGTTTGAAGGTCCTTGAATCAGCACCGGATTGAACGTTactttctttgttctcttcttCATTGAAAATCACATTCCTGCTAATTGCACATCTCAACTTTTCTGGTAGCCAAACTCGATAGCCTTTAGTCCCCATTGGATATCCCATGAAAACTCCTTTCATTTTTCTTGGACTAGTTTTGGCTTGAGTCACGTGAGCATAAGCTGTGCATCCGAACTTTCTTACATGGTTTTTGTCAGCTTTAGTTCCAGACCAGATTTCTTCCGGTAGTTTGAAGTTAACTGCTGAACTTGGAGATCGGTTGATCAAGTAGGCAGCCGTCGAAGCCGCTTCTGCCCAGAAATTTTGCTCTAAGCCTGCCTCTGTCAACATACACCGAACCTTCTCCATGATCGTATGGTTCATGTGTTCTGATACTCTGttttgttgtggagtatagACGCATGTTCTGTTTCGTTTGATCCATGCTTCCTTACACAAAGTGTCCATATGTGTATTGCAAACCTCCAGTCCGTTATCCATCCTAAGACACTTCACCTTCTTTCATGTCTCTGTCTCCACGCTGGCCTTCCATTCTTTGAAGTTCTGAAAC
This region of Brassica napus cultivar Da-Ae chromosome C5, Da-Ae, whole genome shotgun sequence genomic DNA includes:
- the LOC106435076 gene encoding gibberellin 2-beta-dioxygenase 2-like; this translates as MVVLSQPVALDNHISVIPTYTPVPVFTSQPIPVVDLTDPEAKTLIVKACEEFGFFKVVNHGVRADLMTRLEQEAIRFFALPQSLKNQAGPPEPYGYGSKRIGPNGDVGWIEYILLNANPQLSTPKTSDVFGQTPQIFREAVDEYMHELKEVSCKVLGMVTEGLGIEPRDTLSKMVRDEKSDSCLRLNHYPTAEEEAENMVKVGFGEHTDPQIISVLRSNDTAGLQICMKDGSCWVAVPPDHSSFFIIVGDALQVMTNGRFKSVKHRVLADTRRSRVSMIYFGGPPLSEKIAPLSCLVPNQEDWLYKEFTWSQYKSSAYKSKLGDYRLGLFEKQPLLTHMSNE